GCCCTCCTGCAGTGGCATTTGAGGCAAGTAACATTTCTTCAATATTAAATTTAAAAAGACGTCCCAAAACAAGTGTTAAACTAATATTGCATATTAATATAATCAGTACGAAAATAAAGAGAAGCGGTGCAGTTTTAAATATAACTGAAAATGATGCGGGCGTGCCAATGACTACGAAAAAAATATAAATCATAAAAGTACCTATTTCATTCGTACCATTTAAGTTCTCAAAGAAATGTTCAAAACGCATCACAAGTATTAAAGTGATGGTGGTAATGAGTAGATAAGGATCCCCCAAAAATGTCAAAAGTGTGTTTACGATGCCCCATGATTTTGGCGTAATGCTTTGAAACCATTCAGACAGGGTGAAACTGGCGGCAACGATGCAAACAGATAGACCTAATGCGATTGCAATATCATTTAAATGAATTGGTTTAGCTTTCCAATAATCTTTGTGTTCAGAGGTCTGAATGTTTTGGTTGTAAGATGATTTAAAATGTTTTTTTATCCAAGAAAATTGCGGTAATGCGATTAAAAAGATGAAATAGAGTGCCATCACACTATTATCTGCGACGACAGTCGATGAAATAAGATCACTCGGAGGTACCAATTTCGCGCTTAATGCTGCAAAGTTAACACCACCTCCAATATAGCTTCCCGTCATCATGGCTGCGATTTTTTCGAGATGTGGGATGTAGGGATGTAAACAAGTATAAGCAACCATTACACCTATGACAGTGCCTACGCTAGCAATTAAAAAGATACATAATAGTCGCTTACTTTCATTCCAAATTTTTTTTAAGTTAGATTGAAATAAGAGAAGCGGAATAGATAATGGAACGATATAGTTCCATACCATATCATATACAGCTGCGCGTGTTGGTATAATATTGAAATTTGAAAGTAGCATGGCGCCAATGAGAGCAATGATTGCTCCTGAAATGACTTTAGCAATTTTAAACTTATGTTCTAAAACAATACTCAATGTAGCCCATCCAATGATAAAAGCCAGTAATAGCCATGTTTGATCTTGTGAAATAATTGCTCCGATAATCATGTAATTCCCCCTTAATGAAGTATTTTTATTAATTTTATATTTTACAAAATGATTTGTCGATGAGGAGAAAAATGTGACGTCTTTATGATTTGCCTATAGAAAATGCACTGAATAAAATAGAATATGCTAAAATAAATATGTAATTATATTAGTGGAGGTGTGCCATATAATGACTATAATTATTGGCATATTAATCATTCTCTCTGTAGTTGCTTGGATAAAAGCGGTAATGGTTTCTAAAAAAGAGGGCGAGGCTGCTAAGAAGCAACTGAACACATGGGTGATGATTGGTGCAGTACTTACAGTATTATCACTGAGTTTAATGTTTATTGTCTCACAAAATTCTTAAATACATGTCATAAATTAGGTGATGCATTGGATTATAAAATGTGTATCATCTTTTTCTTATACGCATCTTACAAGGTTTAAAAGTACATTAAATTTTTTAAAGATTGGCGCTTTTAAAGTTAAAATATGATAGGACTTTTGATTTTATACGGGATGGTGACACATGCTACTCATTAATACGATAATTATTTTAATCTTATTCTTACTTATAGGATTTCTAGTAGGACACGAAGAAGGAAGATTGGTTTTTATTAAAGCCATTGCGATTGGAACCCTTTTAATTTTCTTGAGTTATATTACCATTTTGATAGGTTCATTCGTAGTTTGGTTACCAATGGTGTTATTATTTGATATTACCGATGGTATCTTTCAAATTGGCCTTATAACGATGCTACTTAGTGGAATCATTCAATATATCTTTTTAAGGTTCATGAGTCGTAAAATTGTTATAAGTGACACGTTAATACAAATTTTAGAATACTTCATTCAATGGTTATTAATTTATTTTACGTTGTATCAATTCGTGGCAAATCAATTAAAAGGATTGGCTGATATCGATGTTCAAAATTTATTTGCCAACTTATTGACGGTAGACAGTATTAATATCTTTATTTTACCTTCCTTATTGGTGAGTTGGATTTCAATCTCTATGGTGAGAATGAGTCGAAAACAGCTTAAAGACCACAAATAACATAATGAAAAATCTCAAAACATGGCAATTTTGTTGCGTTTTGAGATTTTTTTGTTTTTTAGTTCAAAAGAATATTGTTTGTGAAATGATTTGGTGCTACACTTTAAATGATAATGATTTTCATTGTCGATGTTTGTAAGGGTGAAAAGGAGACAGAATGATGCGCTATTTTATGAATGGCTATGTGTTGTTTGTCATACTCACAATCCTTACTGTGTGCTCTTTGTTCATTGGGGTGAGTAGCGTTCCGATTACAGCGCTTCTTAACCTTAATGATGATCAACTGAACGTTCTATTCGCAAGTCGTATTCCCCGTACCGTAAGTATTCTTATCGCTGGAAGTACACTTGCATTGGCAGGTTTAATTATGCAACAAATGATGCAAAATAAATTTGTAAGTCCTACGACAGCTGGGACGATGGAATGGGCGAAGTTAGGTATTTTAATTTCGCTTATTTTCTTTCCAGCTGAACATACCCTAATTAAATTGTCGTTTGCTGTACTGTTAAGTGTAGCGGGCACATTTTTATTTGTTCAAATGGTACAACGCATACGATTTAAAGATGTTATTTTTGTTCCGCTGATTGGTATTATGCTCGGTGGTATCGTCTCCAGTTTTTCAACATTTATCGCTTTGAAAACGAATGCAGTTCAAAGTTTAGGTAACTGGATGAATGGTAATTTTGCCATTATTACGAGTGGACGCTATGAGGTCTTGTACCTAAGCATACCGTTACTTGTGCTGACTTATGTATTTGCAAATCAATTTACAATTGCAGGTATGGGTCGTGATTTTAGTAAAAATTTAGGGCTGAATTATGATGTCATCATAAACATCGGCTTGTTTATAACTGCTACAATTACGGCGCTGGTTGTTGTCACAGTCGGAACACTTCCATTTTTAGGTCTTATCGTACCCAATATCGTTTCTATCTTTAAAGGAGATCATCTGAAAAATGCTTTGCCACATACAGCAATGCTCGGCGCCATTTTTGTGATGTTTTCAGATATTGTAGGACGCGTCGTGGTTTATCCATATGAAATCAATATTGGTTTAACGATTGGTATGTTCGGGACAATTATTTTTATTATTATGTTGATGAAAGGACGTCGTCATTATGCGTAATGCGTCCTTGAAAAAACTCATCATTTTATTCGTCGCTACCATAATTATTGGTGCCATGTATCTGTTGATTGGACTTGATTTTGAAATTTTTGAGTATCAGTTTAGTAGTCGTTTGAGAAAACTTTTCTTAATGATCCTCGTAGGGGCAGCTATCGCTACTTCAACTGTCATTTTTCAAGCCATCACTGTAAATCGTCTATTAACGCCTTCCATAATGGGACTTGATGCTGTATATCTTTTTAGTAAAGTTTTAATTCTTTTTATTTTTGGTACAAGTTCGATTTTCATTACAAATTTTTATATGAATTTTACAATTACGCTTGTTGTAATGGTGATTTTCGCATTGATTTTATTTGAAGGTATTTTTAAATATGGACAGTTTTCGGTGTACTTTATTTTATTAATTGGCGTGATATTAGGAACATTTTTCAGAAGTATTACTGGTTTTCTTGAGTTACTTATAAATCCTGAAGACTTCCTTGTGGTGCAAAGTGCCATGTTTGCAAACTTTGACGGTTCAAATTCTACGTTAGTGACGTTAAGTGCCATTGTTTTAACCATCTTAATGCTCATAACAGTGAAAATGCTTCCGTATCTAGATGTATTGTTACTCGGGCGCGCCCAAGCGATTAATCTAGGTGTGAATTATACACAGATGACACGGATGCTACTCATTTTAGTAGCACTAATGGTTGCATTGGCAACAGCATTAGTCGGACCGATTACATTTTTAGGATTACTAACGATTAATTTGGCGCATGAACTCATTAAAAATTTCGAACATCGTTATATTTTACCAGCAACGATATGTATCAGTTGGATCAGTTTATTTGTCGCACAGTGGATTGTAGAGCACTTATTTGAAGCAACAACACAAGTTAGTATTTTAATTAACCTCATTGGAGGCATTTACTTTATCTATCTTTTAATGAGGCGGAGGGAAATGACATGATTCGTATTCAACATTTAAATCAATTTATTGATGAGAAACAAATACTCACGGATGTGAGTGTTGATATTCAAAAAGGCCGACTCACATCGTTGATTGGACCAAACGGTGCAGGCAAAAGTACGTTATTGTCAGCAATCAGTCGCTTGCGTGACTTCCAAGAAGGCAGTGTTGAAATCGAAGGCACACCTTTACATGCCTATGGGTCCAAGGCTTTATCTCAAAAATTATCGATTTTAAAACAAACGAACCATACAGAATTAAATATCACAGTTGAACAATTGGTCAACTTTGGTCGTTTTCCATACTCAAAAGGTTATTTAAAAAAAGAAGATAAAGCAAAAGTAAATGAAGCGATTGCATTATTAAAGTTGGATGAAATACGACACCGTTATCTTAAAACACTATCAGGTGGTCAACGTCAACGCGCGTATATCGCGATGACAATCGCACAAGATACGGAGTATATTCTTTTAGATGAACCGTTAAACAACTTAGATATGAAACATTCTGTTCAAATTATGCAAACCTTACGTGAGCTCGCTGTTTTTCATAATAAAACCATTGTCGTTGTTTTACATGATATCAATTTTGCATCTGTGTATTCGGACGATATTGTCGCTTTAAAAGATGGAAAAGTCATTAAAGCTGCCGATAAACGTGACGTAGTAGAAGCATCGGTGTTAAAACAACTTTATGACATGGATGTCAAAATTGAAACGATACGAGGTCAACAAATTTGTATTTATTTTGATGAACTACCATGTATGTATCATCAAATGTCTCATAAAGTATTGAGTTAAATTAGGAGGACAACATGAAAAAATTAGGATTATTATTAATGATTGCGATGGTCTTTGTATTAGTCGCATGTGGTAATGATGAAGAAAAATCATCAAAAAAAGGTGATTCTAAAGAAACTGTTGAAGTAAAAAATGATTTTAAATTACGCGGGAAAGCCAAAGATGGCAGTGAAGATAAAGCTTACTCTGATACTGTAAAAGTGCCGAAAAATCCGCAAAAAGCAGTCGTGTTTGACTACGGTGCATTAAAAACATTAGAAGAGATGGACTTAAAAGATAAAGTTGTGGCTTTACCAAAAGGTGAAGGTAACGCGCAGTTACCAGACTTCTTAGATGATTTTAAATCAGATAAATACCAAAACACAGGTTCTCTAAAAGAAATTAACTTTGACGTCATTGCTAAAGTGAAACCAGATGTGATTTATTTATCAGCACGTACAGCAAACCAAAAAAATATAGATGAGTTGAAAAAAGCAGCACCGAATGCACCAATCGTTTATATGGGTGCTAAAAATGATGATTTCGTAGAATCTATGAAAAATGACACAAGTATTCTTGGTAAAATCTACGATACTGAGAAGAAAGCAGAAGCTTTAAATAAAGAATTAGATGAAAAGATTGCAGAAGTAAAAGCAAAAACAAAAAACTTAGATTTAAAAGCAATGTATTTACTTGTTAACGAAGGTGAATTATCTACTTTTGGAGCGGGAGACCGTTTCGGTAATCTCGTATTCGATACGTTAGGTTTCAAACCAGTTGATGATAATATTAAGAAAAGCAGTCATGGTCAAAACGTGACAAATGAATATGTGAGTGAGAAAAATCCAGATATCATCTTCGCGATGGATCGTGGTAAAGCAATCGGTGAAAAATCAACAGCCAAACAAGTTTTAGGCAACGATGTCATTAAAAATGTGAAAGCTGTTAAAAATGGTAAAGTTTTAGAATTAGATCCTAAACTTTGGTACTTTGCTTCAGGTTCAACAACAACGACAATTAAGCAAATTGAAGAAATTGAAGAAGGATTAAAATTAGATAAATAAAATTCTAAAATCAATTTAGGGGTTTGGATGTTGCTATAATGTCCGAGCCTCTTTTTATGGGAATGAACAATTGAGAAGCCTATTACTCTCAATTACTATTAAAATTTTTAAAGGCTTGTTTTTAACGATTTAGCGATCCACGCCATTAAATAGATGTAGGAATTCCTTCATCTTGTATCAAATAGTTAAATATTCAATACATATCAATCGCCTTCAAAGTGCATTTAACCATGTACTTTGAAGGCTTTTAAATTGATAGAAAGGTGTTATTCCAAACGCTCTATATAGGATGATTTTAATCTTGGTTGAAATTATTTTTAATGAAACGCTCTAATACTTGAACTAATTGTTCCATGTCGTCACCTTCGAAATTTAATTCTTTGTATACTTCATTCGTGACTTTAAATAAATAGTCGCGCACCTCAACGCCTTTTTCGGTCAAAGAAATATTCAGGTTTCGTTCATCGTCTTCATTACGAAGTTTTTGAACGAATCCTTTTTGGTCAAGCTTTTTTATTAATGGTGTGAGTGTACCTGAATTTAAATAAATACGATTGCCTAATGTTTTAATATTTACAACTTCATTAGGCTGTATCGCTTTTAAAGTGATGTATGATGTATACGTCAAATCGTATGACTTTAAGTGTGTCGCGTACTTCTTTATGACTTCTTTAGAAGCAACATAAAATAAAAAACATAGTTCATTTTTTAAGTCATCATGTTCTAATGTCATCATATTGGCCCCCTTGATCTCTTTGTAATAGTATAACACTTTTTTCTTGATTGACGCAGAACGGTTACATATAATTGAATTGAACTTAATTTAATCAAAATAATATTTATTATGGTGAGAGAGGGATGTTGTTATATGAAAGATTTTAAATCCGTATTAGAAAGTCGACGTTCGGTTAAACAATTTGATCCGAATGTAAAAATTCCGCGAGAAGAAATGGAAGAAATGATCACACTTACTACGAAAGCACCATCATCTGTAAATATGCAACCTTGGCGTTTTGTCGTTGTTGATACACCTGAAGGAAAAGATATACTACGCCCGTTAGTGCAGTTTAACACGCGTCAAAATGATACATCTGCAGCTATGGTTGTTATTTTTGGAGATATGAAGAACTATGAATATGCTGATAAAATATATGATGATGCGGTTGAAAAAGGGTTCATGCCACAAGAAGTTAAAGATGTTCAAGTTGCGAAATTTGTTGAGCTATATGAAAGCCTAGATCGCCAAGGTATGAATGATATTGTTAAAATCGACAGTAGTTTGGCAGCGATGCAATTTATGCTCATTGCACGATATTATGGTTATGATACAAATCCGATTGGCGGCTTTGAAAAAGATGTTATTGCAGAAGCGCTAGGTCTCGATTCAGAACGCTACATGCCTGTGATGATCATTGCAGTGGGTAAAGCAGCTGTGGAAGGGCGTGAATCCGTACGTCTACCGGTAGAAGATGTATTGTCATTTCGCTAAAACATAAAAAATAATTTTAATACTAAAAGCACCCCGTATAACTATCAAATTTGTTGCTAAAGTAGTACATTAGTAATGAAAGAGATAAAGTACGGGGTGACTGTATGTTTGTAGAGAAAAAAATACCCATTAATATTGAAAATTTAAAAAGTGAAGTTGCAACGTATACACAAAAAGCGATACATTCTGAGGATAATATCGAACAAGTTGTACAATTTATTAAGTTAGAACATATTTATGGGGCGGCATTAGAAGAAATTAGTACAAAACTTCATATTTTAGATCAAGATTTTCAGTTGAAAAATGCACATAATCCGATTCATCATATGGAGCGACGTGTAAAAAAAATACCGAGCCTATTACAAAAGCTGAAGCGAAAAGGCTTCGAAATTTCGGCCCAATCCGCACAATCACATATTATGGATATTGCTGGAATCCGAGTAGTTTGTAACTATATGAATGATATTTATAACGTTGAACAACTATTATTGCAACAAGCAGACATAAAGCTGTTAAAACGAAAAGATTATATTCAGTACCCTAAAGCAAATGGCTATAAAAGTTTGCATATTGTCGTGTCCGTTCCAGTATTTTTAACGGATGGAACGATTGAAGCGCCTGTAGAAATACAGCTAAGAACGATTGGAATGGATATGTGGGCGAGCTTAGAACATCAATTACATTATAAATCAACCAATGGTGATAGAGACATGTATCGTCAAACTTTAAGAGAATGTGCGCTTGAAATAGGGGATGTAGAACGCAAAATGGAACGAATTCATTTAAACATTCAACAAGATCAACTTAATGAGCATTAAAAAAAGTGTGCCGTAAAATCACGTGATGTGATGTAAACGGCACTTTTTTATTTTAAACGGTATAAACTTCGTTGTCCATGTGGCAATGATTCAATGAAAGCGGCTGGATTTTCAGCATAACGAT
The sequence above is a segment of the Staphylococcus hyicus genome. Coding sequences within it:
- a CDS encoding DUF819 family protein, coding for MIIGAIISQDQTWLLLAFIIGWATLSIVLEHKFKIAKVISGAIIALIGAMLLSNFNIIPTRAAVYDMVWNYIVPLSIPLLLFQSNLKKIWNESKRLLCIFLIASVGTVIGVMVAYTCLHPYIPHLEKIAAMMTGSYIGGGVNFAALSAKLVPPSDLISSTVVADNSVMALYFIFLIALPQFSWIKKHFKSSYNQNIQTSEHKDYWKAKPIHLNDIAIALGLSVCIVAASFTLSEWFQSITPKSWGIVNTLLTFLGDPYLLITTITLILVMRFEHFFENLNGTNEIGTFMIYIFFVVIGTPASFSVIFKTAPLLFIFVLIILICNISLTLVLGRLFKFNIEEMLLASNATAGGPTTAAALAISKGWHGLIGPILIVGTLGYVIGNYMGTLIYQFLR
- a CDS encoding SA1002 family membrane protein, giving the protein MLLINTIIILILFLLIGFLVGHEEGRLVFIKAIAIGTLLIFLSYITILIGSFVVWLPMVLLFDITDGIFQIGLITMLLSGIIQYIFLRFMSRKIVISDTLIQILEYFIQWLLIYFTLYQFVANQLKGLADIDVQNLFANLLTVDSINIFILPSLLVSWISISMVRMSRKQLKDHK
- a CDS encoding ABC transporter permease encodes the protein MRYFMNGYVLFVILTILTVCSLFIGVSSVPITALLNLNDDQLNVLFASRIPRTVSILIAGSTLALAGLIMQQMMQNKFVSPTTAGTMEWAKLGILISLIFFPAEHTLIKLSFAVLLSVAGTFLFVQMVQRIRFKDVIFVPLIGIMLGGIVSSFSTFIALKTNAVQSLGNWMNGNFAIITSGRYEVLYLSIPLLVLTYVFANQFTIAGMGRDFSKNLGLNYDVIINIGLFITATITALVVVTVGTLPFLGLIVPNIVSIFKGDHLKNALPHTAMLGAIFVMFSDIVGRVVVYPYEINIGLTIGMFGTIIFIIMLMKGRRHYA
- a CDS encoding iron chelate uptake ABC transporter family permease subunit, with protein sequence MRNASLKKLIILFVATIIIGAMYLLIGLDFEIFEYQFSSRLRKLFLMILVGAAIATSTVIFQAITVNRLLTPSIMGLDAVYLFSKVLILFIFGTSSIFITNFYMNFTITLVVMVIFALILFEGIFKYGQFSVYFILLIGVILGTFFRSITGFLELLINPEDFLVVQSAMFANFDGSNSTLVTLSAIVLTILMLITVKMLPYLDVLLLGRAQAINLGVNYTQMTRMLLILVALMVALATALVGPITFLGLLTINLAHELIKNFEHRYILPATICISWISLFVAQWIVEHLFEATTQVSILINLIGGIYFIYLLMRRREMT
- a CDS encoding iron ABC transporter ATP-binding protein; translation: MIRIQHLNQFIDEKQILTDVSVDIQKGRLTSLIGPNGAGKSTLLSAISRLRDFQEGSVEIEGTPLHAYGSKALSQKLSILKQTNHTELNITVEQLVNFGRFPYSKGYLKKEDKAKVNEAIALLKLDEIRHRYLKTLSGGQRQRAYIAMTIAQDTEYILLDEPLNNLDMKHSVQIMQTLRELAVFHNKTIVVVLHDINFASVYSDDIVALKDGKVIKAADKRDVVEASVLKQLYDMDVKIETIRGQQICIYFDELPCMYHQMSHKVLS
- a CDS encoding ferrated catecholamine ABC transporter substrate-binding lipoprotein SstD gives rise to the protein MKKLGLLLMIAMVFVLVACGNDEEKSSKKGDSKETVEVKNDFKLRGKAKDGSEDKAYSDTVKVPKNPQKAVVFDYGALKTLEEMDLKDKVVALPKGEGNAQLPDFLDDFKSDKYQNTGSLKEINFDVIAKVKPDVIYLSARTANQKNIDELKKAAPNAPIVYMGAKNDDFVESMKNDTSILGKIYDTEKKAEALNKELDEKIAEVKAKTKNLDLKAMYLLVNEGELSTFGAGDRFGNLVFDTLGFKPVDDNIKKSSHGQNVTNEYVSEKNPDIIFAMDRGKAIGEKSTAKQVLGNDVIKNVKAVKNGKVLELDPKLWYFASGSTTTTIKQIEEIEEGLKLDK
- a CDS encoding MarR family winged helix-turn-helix transcriptional regulator; the protein is MTLEHDDLKNELCFLFYVASKEVIKKYATHLKSYDLTYTSYITLKAIQPNEVVNIKTLGNRIYLNSGTLTPLIKKLDQKGFVQKLRNEDDERNLNISLTEKGVEVRDYLFKVTNEVYKELNFEGDDMEQLVQVLERFIKNNFNQD
- a CDS encoding nitroreductase family protein, whose protein sequence is MKDFKSVLESRRSVKQFDPNVKIPREEMEEMITLTTKAPSSVNMQPWRFVVVDTPEGKDILRPLVQFNTRQNDTSAAMVVIFGDMKNYEYADKIYDDAVEKGFMPQEVKDVQVAKFVELYESLDRQGMNDIVKIDSSLAAMQFMLIARYYGYDTNPIGGFEKDVIAEALGLDSERYMPVMIIAVGKAAVEGRESVRLPVEDVLSFR
- a CDS encoding GTP pyrophosphokinase, yielding MFVEKKIPINIENLKSEVATYTQKAIHSEDNIEQVVQFIKLEHIYGAALEEISTKLHILDQDFQLKNAHNPIHHMERRVKKIPSLLQKLKRKGFEISAQSAQSHIMDIAGIRVVCNYMNDIYNVEQLLLQQADIKLLKRKDYIQYPKANGYKSLHIVVSVPVFLTDGTIEAPVEIQLRTIGMDMWASLEHQLHYKSTNGDRDMYRQTLRECALEIGDVERKMERIHLNIQQDQLNEH